From one Salinibacterium hongtaonis genomic stretch:
- a CDS encoding MFS transporter: MNAAARRIQRVYLTLLLGNTLAASFIWGINTLFLLDAGLTNFEAFAANAFFTAGMVIFEIPTGVVADTLGRKASYLLGTITLAATTFLYWMLWVWHAPFIWWAVVSVLLGLGFTFFSGAVEAWLVDALTHTGYTGAMEAVFGRGLVVTGIAMFAGSVLGGVVAQVTNLGVPFLLRAAVLVLMLVFAAFVMRDLGFTPDRSRGPIAATRHVLTQSIDHGLRKKSVRYLILSAPFASGVGIYAFYALQPYLLELFGDPSAYAIAGLAAAVLSLAQIAGGILAPRIRVLFRRRTTTVIAASIGSVVVLIALGLISVFWVAVVLLVLWGFVFAVAEPVRQAYLNDMIPSKQRATVLSFDSLFASLGGVVIQPGLGRAADVWSYGTSLVIGGVVELIGVPLMLASRRQNEPADTARSEAERD; encoded by the coding sequence ATGAATGCGGCAGCGCGGCGCATTCAGCGTGTCTACCTCACTCTCCTGCTGGGCAACACGCTCGCCGCATCCTTCATCTGGGGCATCAATACCCTCTTTCTTTTGGATGCCGGGCTCACCAACTTTGAGGCGTTCGCGGCGAATGCGTTCTTCACGGCGGGCATGGTGATCTTCGAGATACCTACAGGGGTCGTTGCTGACACCCTTGGCCGTAAAGCGTCATACCTGCTCGGCACGATAACGCTGGCGGCAACCACGTTCCTCTACTGGATGCTGTGGGTATGGCATGCGCCGTTTATCTGGTGGGCCGTGGTCTCCGTTCTCCTGGGGTTGGGTTTCACCTTCTTCTCGGGCGCTGTTGAAGCCTGGCTCGTCGACGCGCTCACCCATACGGGGTATACGGGGGCAATGGAGGCCGTGTTCGGCAGAGGACTTGTCGTTACGGGGATCGCCATGTTTGCGGGCTCGGTTCTTGGCGGAGTTGTGGCACAGGTGACGAACCTGGGGGTGCCGTTTCTGCTGCGAGCGGCAGTCCTTGTTCTCATGCTCGTCTTTGCCGCGTTCGTCATGCGCGATCTCGGGTTCACCCCCGATCGGTCCAGGGGTCCAATCGCGGCGACGCGGCATGTGCTCACGCAGTCGATCGACCACGGGCTCCGCAAGAAGTCAGTGCGCTACCTCATTCTTTCGGCACCCTTCGCGTCGGGGGTGGGTATCTATGCCTTCTATGCTCTGCAGCCGTACCTGCTCGAACTGTTTGGCGATCCATCCGCCTACGCCATCGCCGGCCTGGCGGCGGCCGTGCTCTCGCTCGCCCAGATCGCGGGCGGCATTCTTGCCCCGCGCATCAGGGTGCTCTTTCGCCGGCGCACGACCACGGTGATTGCGGCATCCATCGGCAGCGTCGTGGTGCTGATCGCGCTCGGCCTGATTTCGGTCTTCTGGGTCGCAGTTGTGTTGTTGGTGCTGTGGGGGTTTGTCTTTGCTGTCGCCGAGCCCGTGCGCCAGGCCTATCTCAATGACATGATCCCGTCCAAGCAGAGGGCAACGGTGTTGTCGTTCGACTCACTCTTCGCAAGCCTCGGTGGTGTCGTTATCCAGCCGGGGCTCGGTAGAGCCGCCGATGTGTGGAGCTACGGAACCTCGCTTGTGATCGGTGGGGTTGTCGAACTGATCGGGGTTCCCCTCATGCTTGCCAGCCGTCGCCAGAATGAGCCGGCTGATACGGCGCGGTCAGAAGCTGAGCGCGACTAG
- a CDS encoding ABC transporter permease, translating to MSEIRTTPESATESIATSEARAATKQSRWLPSNTDVRASVNWRIWFPPLLTFIIAGAVWQILAYANPYVIPTIDAILGSLAKDPSMYWTNFLVTLQEVVIGAIAGILAGFLFAVVMAEFRFMERAVMPLFVVIMVTPIVAIAPALVVAFGFGMMPKYIVTALVVFFPMLVNSLAGLRDVDGRTLDVMRTLHASRWEIFRDLRFPGSMPFVFAGLRVALPMAVVGAAVAEFVAAGQQAGLGSLVTISAAQANLPVTWASILLLCVMGVAIVSMLAVVRKRVLWWSDGDIVAR from the coding sequence ATGTCTGAAATCAGAACCACCCCGGAGTCGGCGACGGAATCGATCGCCACCTCTGAGGCGCGCGCCGCGACGAAACAGAGTCGTTGGCTGCCCTCTAATACCGACGTTCGCGCATCGGTGAACTGGAGGATCTGGTTTCCTCCGCTGCTCACGTTCATCATCGCCGGCGCGGTATGGCAGATCCTCGCCTACGCCAACCCCTATGTAATCCCCACGATCGACGCGATCCTCGGCAGTCTGGCCAAGGACCCGTCGATGTACTGGACCAATTTCTTGGTAACGCTTCAAGAGGTGGTCATCGGGGCTATCGCGGGCATCCTGGCCGGATTCCTCTTCGCCGTTGTGATGGCGGAGTTCCGGTTCATGGAGCGGGCAGTCATGCCGCTGTTCGTCGTGATCATGGTCACGCCGATCGTGGCGATCGCCCCGGCGCTCGTCGTTGCCTTCGGCTTCGGCATGATGCCCAAGTACATCGTCACGGCACTTGTCGTGTTCTTTCCCATGCTCGTCAATTCGCTCGCAGGGCTTCGGGATGTTGATGGCCGCACCCTCGACGTGATGCGCACTCTGCATGCGAGCCGCTGGGAGATCTTCAGGGATCTGCGCTTTCCGGGCAGCATGCCGTTCGTCTTCGCCGGCCTGAGGGTCGCACTGCCGATGGCCGTGGTCGGTGCAGCCGTTGCCGAGTTTGTGGCCGCCGGGCAGCAGGCAGGCCTCGGCTCGCTCGTCACGATCTCCGCTGCGCAGGCCAATCTGCCCGTCACCTGGGCAAGCATCCTGTTGCTGTGCGTTATGGGCGTTGCGATCGTCTCGATGCTCGCTGTCGTGCGAAAGCGCGTTCTGTGGTGGAGCGACGGCGACATCGTCGCCCGCTAG
- a CDS encoding ABC transporter ATP-binding protein: MSSPLLTVTGGVEVSNVSKSYGTGDARTTVLDNVSLSIRMGEFVSVIGPSGCGKSTLLKVIAGLTPADSGTVTVDGSTVKAATKNKMIGLVPQSPALLPWRTVLDNVALPMNVNRGANTGRTLRDPREILDRFGLGAAVDKYPSQLSGGMQQRVAIARAFVFDPSVLLMDEPFSALDEMNRDKQRLGLLDFWQSNRKAVLFVTHSVPEAIMLSDRIVVMAAHPGRIAEIIDVTLPRPRTEDVYATDEFRDLEGVVRTTLRNVMGETHV; the protein is encoded by the coding sequence ATGAGTTCGCCTCTCCTCACGGTGACGGGCGGCGTCGAGGTCTCTAACGTCTCCAAGAGTTATGGCACCGGCGACGCCCGCACCACCGTGCTCGACAATGTGAGCCTCTCCATTCGCATGGGGGAGTTCGTCTCGGTAATCGGGCCTAGCGGGTGTGGCAAATCCACGCTTCTCAAGGTCATCGCCGGGCTCACCCCGGCCGATTCCGGCACGGTTACGGTCGACGGCAGCACCGTCAAGGCGGCGACCAAGAACAAGATGATTGGTCTTGTTCCGCAGTCGCCCGCCCTATTGCCGTGGCGAACCGTGCTCGACAACGTGGCGCTCCCCATGAACGTCAACCGCGGAGCGAACACGGGGCGCACGCTCCGGGACCCGCGGGAGATTCTTGACCGCTTCGGCCTCGGCGCAGCGGTGGACAAGTATCCGTCGCAGCTCTCCGGTGGAATGCAGCAGCGGGTCGCCATCGCCAGGGCCTTCGTGTTCGACCCGAGCGTTCTGCTCATGGATGAACCGTTCTCCGCTCTCGACGAGATGAACCGTGACAAGCAGCGTCTCGGCTTGCTCGACTTCTGGCAGTCCAACCGCAAGGCAGTGCTGTTCGTCACCCACTCGGTTCCCGAGGCGATCATGCTCTCGGATCGCATTGTCGTGATGGCGGCGCACCCGGGGCGCATCGCCGAGATCATCGATGTCACCCTGCCGCGTCCGCGCACAGAGGATGTCTATGCCACCGACGAGTTCCGCGACCTGGAGGGCGTTGTGCGCACAACCCTGAGGAACGTAATGGGGGAGACCCATGTCTGA
- a CDS encoding ABC transporter substrate-binding protein, producing the protein MTILLDKGARRSTFLSVGALAAAMMLSACAGGSATPPAAQNDDVLISQSDCERNRDAGTITYISGYGYSASAGQLDVFLAEELGYFDALCLDVEINASGANGQQLVASGQAQFTALGSASDVMLAAANSKNLTAIATYGSVSPFSIFANEAVTSLKGLEGKKLGYFINLTPIASAMLDNAGVDVSKVELIKMTNYDPTVVTRGQVDAIVGYASNQPESLRAQGLPFSEFMPADEGVEGTYNVMEVNTQFLTANREVVSDFMRASLKALEFCLDDHDECIDMIAKLAEDNNQGSAFPRDQLARTWAVESGWVTSNPDLAPGMQTEEQWEPEYELVKRYGGIDTLPALSEMMDTELVAALYDDGALIWPGK; encoded by the coding sequence GTGACTATTCTTCTTGATAAGGGCGCTCGCCGCAGCACATTCCTGAGCGTAGGGGCCCTTGCGGCCGCCATGATGCTCAGCGCCTGTGCCGGTGGCTCAGCGACTCCTCCCGCTGCACAGAACGACGACGTTCTCATCAGCCAGTCGGACTGCGAGCGCAACCGCGACGCAGGCACGATCACCTACATCTCAGGCTATGGCTACTCTGCCAGCGCTGGGCAGCTCGATGTGTTCCTCGCCGAGGAGCTCGGGTACTTTGATGCGCTGTGTCTCGACGTGGAGATCAACGCATCGGGGGCCAACGGCCAGCAGCTCGTGGCCTCGGGTCAGGCGCAGTTCACTGCCCTGGGCTCGGCATCCGATGTGATGCTCGCCGCAGCGAACAGCAAGAATCTCACGGCTATTGCCACCTACGGCAGCGTTTCGCCGTTCTCCATCTTCGCCAACGAGGCTGTCACCAGCCTCAAGGGCCTTGAGGGCAAGAAGCTCGGATACTTCATCAACCTCACCCCGATCGCTTCGGCGATGCTCGACAACGCCGGTGTCGATGTCAGCAAGGTCGAGCTGATCAAGATGACCAACTACGACCCCACCGTCGTCACGCGCGGGCAGGTCGACGCGATCGTCGGATACGCCTCGAACCAGCCGGAGTCGCTTAGGGCCCAGGGCCTGCCCTTCAGCGAGTTCATGCCCGCCGATGAAGGCGTCGAGGGCACGTACAACGTGATGGAGGTCAACACCCAGTTCCTGACCGCGAACCGTGAGGTCGTATCTGACTTTATGCGCGCCAGCCTCAAGGCGCTGGAGTTCTGCCTCGACGATCACGACGAGTGCATCGACATGATCGCCAAGCTCGCAGAAGACAATAACCAGGGTTCGGCGTTCCCGCGCGACCAGCTCGCTCGCACGTGGGCCGTGGAGTCCGGCTGGGTCACGAGCAACCCCGATCTCGCCCCGGGCATGCAGACCGAAGAGCAGTGGGAGCCCGAGTACGAGCTCGTCAAGCGCTACGGCGGCATCGACACGCTCCCGGCTCTCTCCGAGATGATGGACACCGAACTGGTCGCAGCCCTGTACGACGACGGCGCCCTCATCTGGCCAGGCAAATGA
- a CDS encoding alpha/beta hydrolase: MPHFIDSWGVRIYYQSWRVDDPHAIVQLSHGAGEHIGRYTELVRALNSAGYSVWADDHRGHGRTGFEQHGGDLSRMGRPGPGGLDGTIAAIERFTDVIRETEGDVPLVYLGHSWGSLMGQIIINRHADRYDGVVLSGTAHRTPLGMNAGNLNARFRHLGPSPAEWLTRDRAVIDDFMRDPYTTTVPLKKLYGYRDTLRLYGRPARNLPPELPLLILVGSDDALGGEQSALSLAKDYSERSGLVDIKIIVYEGARHEVFNEINRAEVMADLVLWLDERFAGD; encoded by the coding sequence ATGCCGCACTTCATTGACTCCTGGGGCGTCCGCATCTACTACCAATCGTGGCGCGTCGACGACCCTCACGCCATTGTGCAGCTCTCCCATGGCGCTGGCGAGCACATTGGCCGCTATACGGAGCTCGTCCGAGCACTTAATAGCGCGGGTTACAGCGTGTGGGCGGATGACCATCGCGGGCACGGTCGCACAGGATTCGAACAGCACGGGGGCGATCTTTCGCGAATGGGTCGACCTGGGCCAGGCGGACTCGATGGCACCATTGCGGCAATAGAGCGGTTCACGGATGTCATCAGGGAGACCGAGGGCGATGTGCCCCTCGTCTACCTCGGCCACTCCTGGGGTTCGCTGATGGGGCAGATCATCATCAATCGCCACGCCGACCGGTACGACGGGGTAGTGCTCTCCGGAACGGCGCATCGCACTCCGCTCGGCATGAACGCAGGCAACCTGAACGCCCGGTTCCGGCACCTCGGGCCATCTCCTGCTGAGTGGCTGACGCGAGACCGCGCCGTGATCGACGACTTCATGCGCGACCCCTACACAACAACGGTTCCCCTAAAAAAGCTCTACGGCTATCGAGACACCCTGCGCCTCTATGGCCGCCCCGCACGAAACCTACCGCCGGAGCTCCCTCTGCTCATCCTGGTGGGCTCAGACGACGCGCTGGGAGGAGAGCAGAGCGCTCTGAGCCTTGCCAAGGACTATTCGGAGCGATCGGGGCTCGTCGACATCAAGATCATCGTCTACGAGGGGGCTCGACATGAGGTCTTCAACGAGATTAACCGCGCCGAAGTGATGGCCGACCTCGTGCTGTGGCTAGACGAGCGTTTCGCAGGCGACTGA
- a CDS encoding NtaA/DmoA family FMN-dependent monooxygenase (This protein belongs to a clade of FMN-dependent monooxygenases, within a broader family of flavin-dependent oxidoreductases, the luciferase-like monooxygenase (LMM) family, some of whose members use coenzyme F420 rather than FMN.), which produces MKKLRFGLFENAQANDSGTATWRHPENQRDHYDDLDYWRNIATTCEDAGFDFVFLADAWGWSEVNGVRPAISSEEGLDLPRLDPAIVAAALVAETTRLGLVITGSTLLEQPYSFARRMSTLDQLSGGRIGWNVVTTGTADTAVEAFGVPMVPHDERYNMADDFMEVVYKLWEGTWEPDALERDKNGRFADPAKVHRIEHDGPYFRSRGYSNSSYSPQGTPVLFQAGSSDRGRQFGGKHGECIFLGGGSVDKLAEQVTSIRAEAAAAGRAPESIKLMVAFSCVVAPTREEAQRKYQQVLDAQSPEVAVASYAMFTGLDLSSYDPTTPMSDLHTELSQTQISRFGDRTVGDVLAEWHANGVRSKPVIGTAEDVADALIAITDGADLDGFLLTPIIQPGSTIDFIEQVLPILRERGAIDSEPKAASLRERLLGAEAPTLGADHPGATYRVNSEQGR; this is translated from the coding sequence ATGAAGAAGCTCCGCTTTGGCCTGTTCGAAAACGCTCAGGCGAACGACTCCGGCACCGCAACCTGGCGCCACCCCGAGAATCAGCGGGATCACTACGACGACCTCGACTACTGGCGAAACATCGCCACGACATGCGAGGACGCGGGCTTTGACTTCGTCTTTCTGGCGGACGCCTGGGGCTGGTCTGAGGTCAACGGTGTTCGGCCCGCAATCAGCTCAGAAGAGGGGCTCGACCTGCCCCGCCTCGACCCCGCGATCGTGGCCGCAGCTCTCGTTGCCGAGACGACCCGGCTTGGTCTCGTGATCACCGGTTCGACGCTGCTGGAACAGCCCTACTCATTTGCCCGGCGCATGTCGACTCTCGACCAGCTCTCGGGCGGCCGTATCGGCTGGAACGTCGTCACAACCGGGACCGCCGATACGGCCGTCGAGGCCTTCGGCGTTCCTATGGTCCCGCACGATGAGCGCTACAACATGGCCGACGACTTCATGGAGGTCGTCTACAAGCTGTGGGAGGGCACCTGGGAGCCGGATGCTCTCGAGCGCGATAAGAACGGCCGGTTTGCCGACCCCGCCAAGGTGCACCGCATCGAGCACGACGGCCCGTACTTTCGTTCGCGCGGTTACAGCAACTCCTCCTACTCCCCGCAGGGCACGCCCGTGCTGTTCCAGGCTGGGTCTTCTGACCGGGGCCGCCAGTTCGGGGGCAAGCACGGTGAGTGCATCTTCTTGGGGGGCGGATCGGTCGACAAGCTCGCCGAGCAGGTCACGAGCATCCGCGCTGAGGCCGCAGCCGCGGGCCGCGCGCCCGAGTCAATCAAGCTCATGGTGGCCTTCTCCTGCGTTGTCGCGCCCACCCGAGAGGAGGCGCAGCGCAAGTACCAGCAGGTGCTCGACGCGCAGTCACCCGAGGTAGCCGTCGCGTCATATGCCATGTTCACGGGTCTTGATCTCTCGTCGTATGACCCGACAACCCCCATGTCTGATTTGCACACCGAGCTGTCGCAGACTCAGATCTCGCGGTTCGGTGATCGCACCGTCGGTGACGTGCTCGCCGAGTGGCATGCCAACGGCGTGCGGAGCAAGCCCGTCATCGGAACTGCGGAGGATGTCGCCGACGCGCTCATCGCCATCACCGACGGAGCCGACCTGGACGGCTTCTTGCTCACGCCCATCATCCAGCCGGGGTCGACGATCGACTTCATCGAGCAGGTATTGCCCATCTTGCGCGAGCGCGGAGCTATCGACTCAGAGCCGAAGGCCGCGTCGCTCCGCGAACGGCTGCTCGGGGCAGAGGCCCCCACGCTGGGGGCCGATCATCCGGGTGCTACATACCGGGTAAATTCGGAGCAGGGCCGATAA
- a CDS encoding amidohydrolase yields the protein MATVYSGRIHTLNPHQDGAIDAFLVDDDGRIAAVGEADSLRAAHPEAGLHALDGWIMPGLIEPHGHPSTAASMLSDDVVDIRPVVVDDPHDVMRIIRSSVVSASGPVFINGWDPLLQQGLPSLDLRMLDHLAGSIPLVILHNSGHAVFFNSAAAALSGIDRSTPDPPGARFGRDDNGDLNGSAYEAGALGRLLAPMLERTRSEFPRIFADHLADLSSRGYTTVADMSWDPALNPLADSLRDAGRITTRIRWYEASHPGASVGSAMRSDDPLMRQVGAKIWSDGSPWVGNIATSFAYLDTPATRQLGLEPGHKAQANFSPEELAAVAAPYAAAGWQVACHAHGDVAISQTLDVYEQLIAQHQLDDHRFRLEHVGAATPELFRRAADLGVTVSVFVDHIRYWGEVLVNDLFGVEHGGAWADAGAAFAAGHRVTFHNDGWVTPNEPFRNMAVAETRQSRHGFTMPGGTPVLRAQALAAHTKNAAWQLFSEHEVGTLTVGRFADFIAVDRDPASVESESLGDTQVLATYLAGEQVAGR from the coding sequence ATGGCGACCGTTTATTCGGGACGGATTCACACGCTCAACCCCCACCAGGACGGGGCCATCGACGCTTTTCTGGTCGATGATGACGGACGAATAGCCGCGGTGGGCGAGGCCGACTCCCTGCGCGCCGCTCATCCTGAAGCCGGGCTCCACGCGCTAGACGGCTGGATCATGCCGGGGCTGATCGAGCCGCACGGCCATCCGAGTACCGCGGCTTCTATGCTCTCCGATGATGTGGTGGACATCCGGCCTGTCGTTGTGGACGACCCGCACGACGTGATGAGGATCATCCGCAGCTCCGTTGTCTCCGCGTCGGGCCCGGTCTTTATCAACGGATGGGATCCCCTGCTGCAGCAGGGGCTTCCCTCGCTCGATCTGCGGATGCTCGACCATCTTGCTGGCTCAATTCCCCTGGTCATCCTGCACAATTCCGGCCACGCGGTGTTTTTCAACTCGGCGGCGGCGGCGCTGTCGGGCATCGACCGCTCGACACCAGATCCGCCCGGCGCCCGATTTGGGCGCGACGACAATGGGGACTTGAATGGCTCAGCCTATGAGGCAGGAGCGCTAGGACGACTGCTCGCGCCTATGCTCGAGCGCACCCGGTCTGAGTTCCCGCGCATCTTCGCGGATCACCTTGCCGACCTGTCGTCCCGCGGTTACACGACCGTCGCTGACATGTCGTGGGACCCCGCACTCAATCCCCTCGCCGACAGTCTTCGGGATGCTGGCCGCATCACGACCCGCATCCGCTGGTACGAAGCCTCGCATCCCGGGGCCTCGGTGGGATCGGCAATGCGCAGCGACGACCCGCTCATGCGCCAGGTCGGGGCAAAGATCTGGTCGGACGGGTCCCCCTGGGTCGGCAACATTGCCACGAGTTTTGCCTATCTCGATACCCCGGCAACCCGGCAACTCGGCCTCGAACCCGGTCACAAAGCTCAGGCGAACTTTAGCCCCGAAGAGCTCGCGGCTGTGGCCGCGCCCTACGCTGCAGCGGGGTGGCAGGTGGCCTGTCACGCTCATGGCGATGTGGCGATCTCGCAGACCCTTGATGTGTACGAACAACTCATCGCCCAGCATCAGCTCGACGACCACAGATTTCGACTCGAACACGTCGGAGCCGCGACTCCGGAGCTCTTCCGTCGAGCTGCCGATCTCGGTGTGACCGTGAGCGTGTTCGTCGACCACATCCGATACTGGGGAGAGGTGCTCGTGAACGACCTTTTCGGCGTAGAGCACGGCGGCGCGTGGGCAGACGCCGGGGCGGCATTCGCCGCGGGCCACAGGGTGACGTTCCACAACGATGGATGGGTCACTCCCAACGAACCGTTTCGCAACATGGCCGTGGCCGAGACGCGACAGAGCCGTCACGGCTTCACGATGCCAGGGGGCACGCCGGTCCTGCGGGCACAGGCGCTCGCGGCTCACACCAAGAATGCCGCGTGGCAGCTCTTTAGTGAGCACGAAGTCGGCACACTCACCGTGGGCAGGTTCGCCGACTTCATCGCCGTCGACCGCGACCCGGCATCCGTCGAATCGGAGTCCCTCGGCGACACCCAGGTGCTCGCCACCTATCTCGCGGGCGAGCAGGTGGCCGGCCGATAG
- a CDS encoding ribokinase — MGQVCVVGSINLDLMVHIRHSPQVGETLLAESTHRLPGGKGFNQAVAATRSGATTRFCGRVGDDGDGAYLRAALVEAGLDASHLTVDESELTGFAHVAILPGSGNSIIVSPGANSALSAAPAVEAVEAQETPAVVLVQLEIPSATAEAALAAGRRLGAVTILNAAPPAGVTDSMLSQVDILIVNETEADALGGVDRMLGTDDGPGSVIVTLGSEGSLWVTRDGMRVDVRSFSVDAVDTTGAGDAFCGAFAAAISSGLDIPAAMQRASAAGAIVATQLGAQTTELSPEAIDRLVATRT, encoded by the coding sequence GTGGGACAGGTCTGCGTAGTCGGAAGCATCAATCTCGATCTGATGGTGCACATTCGGCACTCTCCCCAGGTGGGGGAGACCCTCCTGGCGGAGTCGACTCACCGTTTGCCCGGTGGCAAAGGATTCAATCAGGCCGTCGCGGCCACACGATCAGGGGCAACCACTCGATTCTGTGGCCGCGTCGGCGACGATGGCGATGGCGCTTATCTGAGGGCCGCACTGGTCGAGGCCGGCCTCGATGCGTCGCACCTCACGGTTGACGAGTCGGAACTAACGGGGTTCGCCCATGTGGCGATTCTGCCGGGATCGGGCAACTCGATCATCGTCTCGCCCGGCGCCAACAGTGCGCTCAGCGCCGCTCCGGCCGTCGAGGCTGTCGAGGCGCAGGAGACCCCTGCGGTGGTCCTCGTGCAGTTGGAGATCCCATCGGCTACCGCCGAGGCGGCACTTGCCGCCGGGCGTCGCCTAGGGGCCGTCACTATTCTTAATGCGGCTCCACCTGCCGGCGTCACCGATTCCATGCTCTCCCAGGTCGACATCCTCATCGTCAATGAGACGGAGGCGGATGCTCTGGGTGGTGTCGATCGCATGCTCGGCACCGACGATGGCCCCGGGTCGGTAATCGTCACCCTCGGCTCTGAGGGATCGCTCTGGGTGACCAGGGACGGCATGCGGGTGGATGTTCGGTCCTTCTCGGTGGATGCCGTCGATACGACCGGTGCAGGGGACGCATTCTGCGGGGCATTCGCTGCAGCCATCAGCAGTGGGCTCGACATTCCTGCCGCGATGCAGCGGGCATCAGCGGCCGGGGCCATTGTGGCGACGCAGTTGGGCGCTCAGACCACGGAGTTGTCGCCCGAGGCAATCGACCGTCTCGTGGCGACCAGAACGTAG
- a CDS encoding flavin reductase family protein yields the protein MTAETVTTPTPIHLGLRQAFSLFPTGVVAVCALDDDGNPIGIPVNSFTSVSLDPPLVGICVGRTSTTWPVLAGRARLGLSVLGADQGELCRSLASRGTSRFDGAAWQPSAYGAVMIEGAALWLDCELRSSFDGGDHEVVLLEVMNSEIFADVEPLVFHQSRFRELHPVA from the coding sequence ATGACGGCTGAGACTGTTACCACCCCCACTCCGATCCACCTGGGTCTGAGGCAAGCATTCTCGTTGTTCCCTACGGGTGTCGTGGCGGTCTGTGCCCTCGACGACGACGGCAATCCCATCGGAATCCCCGTCAACTCCTTCACCTCGGTGTCGCTCGACCCGCCCTTGGTGGGAATTTGTGTCGGCCGCACATCCACCACCTGGCCCGTGCTCGCTGGCCGCGCCCGTCTGGGCCTCAGCGTTCTTGGTGCCGATCAGGGAGAGCTGTGCCGCAGCCTCGCCTCCCGAGGCACTAGTCGCTTCGATGGCGCTGCCTGGCAGCCCTCCGCATACGGTGCCGTAATGATCGAAGGGGCGGCGCTGTGGCTCGACTGCGAGCTGAGGTCATCGTTCGATGGGGGTGACCACGAGGTTGTGCTGCTTGAGGTTATGAACTCCGAGATCTTCGCCGACGTTGAACCCCTTGTCTTTCACCAGAGTCGCTTTCGCGAGCTCCACCCTGTGGCCTAA
- a CDS encoding NUDIX hydrolase, translating into MEKRQDARAALKALCADNVSWDLTPFQGFVDPSAARRSAVLVLFGVLDAVPASAEGPVAGDIDVLLQRRSASMGHHPGQISFPGGGVEEGDADIMATALREAVEETGLDPTGVEILGTLPELPLVVSNNLVTPVPAWWTRPSQVAAVDSRESVDVFRVPVADLLDPANRATVVRVWKKSTMRSPAFVVQDRVIWGFTAIVLDLMFEELGWTIPWDRSRQVEP; encoded by the coding sequence ATGGAGAAACGTCAGGACGCCAGGGCGGCCCTCAAGGCGCTCTGCGCCGACAATGTCTCGTGGGATCTCACCCCGTTTCAGGGCTTTGTCGACCCCTCAGCGGCGCGGCGCTCAGCCGTGCTGGTGCTTTTCGGAGTGCTCGACGCTGTGCCTGCGTCGGCAGAGGGCCCGGTCGCGGGCGATATCGACGTTCTTCTCCAACGGCGTTCGGCCAGCATGGGTCATCACCCTGGGCAGATCTCCTTTCCCGGCGGAGGGGTAGAAGAAGGCGATGCCGACATCATGGCGACCGCGCTTCGGGAGGCCGTGGAAGAAACCGGCCTCGACCCCACAGGGGTAGAGATCCTCGGCACCCTGCCGGAGCTTCCGCTGGTGGTGAGCAACAACCTGGTCACGCCGGTGCCAGCGTGGTGGACTCGTCCGTCTCAGGTCGCGGCCGTCGACAGCCGCGAATCCGTGGATGTTTTTCGCGTGCCGGTGGCCGACCTGCTCGACCCCGCCAACAGAGCCACTGTTGTGCGGGTGTGGAAGAAGTCGACCATGCGCAGCCCAGCATTCGTGGTGCAGGACCGGGTCATCTGGGGTTTCACCGCCATTGTGCTCGACCTCATGTTCGAGGAACTCGGGTGGACGATCCCGTGGGACCGCTCGCGCCAAGTCGAGCCGTGA
- a CDS encoding PadR family transcriptional regulator, with the protein MSTITRLVVLGAVRQFQPVHGYFLRRELLTWHVNEWANIQPGSIYNALRSLKKDGYVAEQGTESEGNRPERTTYSITPEGEVEFLRILRRVLWTVETFDMAPVMALTSFMYVLSRQEVIDALHHRVSEIDAKIVSNTYNIDDVQRSPSTPAYVREFFELSTNRLRGEQQWANDLCTRLEAGEYTFADDRDGAQKEEAISR; encoded by the coding sequence ATGTCGACCATCACGCGCCTTGTCGTGCTCGGAGCTGTCCGTCAGTTTCAGCCGGTGCACGGCTACTTTCTGCGCCGCGAGCTGCTCACCTGGCACGTCAACGAGTGGGCGAACATTCAGCCGGGGTCGATCTATAACGCGCTGAGATCGCTCAAGAAAGACGGTTACGTCGCTGAGCAGGGAACCGAGTCGGAGGGCAACCGACCCGAACGCACGACCTACAGCATCACACCAGAGGGTGAAGTCGAGTTTCTGCGGATCTTGCGGCGGGTTCTCTGGACGGTCGAGACGTTCGACATGGCGCCCGTCATGGCGCTGACCTCGTTCATGTATGTGCTCAGCCGGCAAGAAGTCATTGATGCGCTGCACCATCGGGTGAGCGAGATCGACGCCAAGATCGTGAGCAACACCTACAACATCGACGATGTGCAGCGCTCCCCCTCGACGCCGGCCTACGTTCGCGAATTCTTCGAACTCTCGACGAATCGACTCCGCGGAGAACAGCAGTGGGCCAACGACCTGTGCACTCGACTCGAAGCAGGCGAATACACCTTTGCCGACGACAGAGATGGCGCGCAGAAAGAAGAAGCGATTTCTCGCTAG